One window from the genome of Roseisolibacter agri encodes:
- a CDS encoding BlaI/MecI/CopY family transcriptional regulator translates to MPRSPAPTPDALSRRERQILDVLYRHGPSSAGEVCARLAGAPSETAMRTLLRILEDKGHVRHTRVGTRHVYAPTVARDQARASALRHLLGTFFGGSTRDAVAALLDASERDLSPAEREELIAMIADARARGA, encoded by the coding sequence GTGCCCCGATCCCCCGCGCCCACGCCCGACGCCCTCAGCCGGCGCGAGCGGCAGATCCTCGACGTGCTCTATCGCCACGGCCCGTCGAGCGCCGGCGAGGTGTGCGCGCGCCTCGCCGGCGCGCCCAGCGAGACGGCCATGCGCACGCTGCTGCGCATCCTCGAGGACAAGGGCCACGTGCGCCACACGCGCGTCGGCACGCGGCACGTCTACGCGCCCACGGTCGCGCGCGACCAGGCGCGCGCCTCCGCGCTGCGCCACCTGCTCGGCACCTTCTTCGGCGGGTCGACGCGCGACGCGGTGGCCGCGCTGCTCGACGCGTCCGAGCGCGACCTGTCGCCGGCCGAGCGCGAGGAGCTGATCGCGATGATCGCCGACGCGCGGGCGCGCGGCGCGTGA
- a CDS encoding GNAT family N-acetyltransferase: MAIDDPTTALRLRAATADDVPTVLRLIRGLAEYERLLDECVATEAQLRETLFGAQPQAEVVIAEWNGEAAGFALFFHNYSTFLARRGLYLEDLFVFPEHRGRGIGRALLSHLARVALARGCGRFEWAVLDWNAPAIGFYRALGAVAMDEWTVMRVTGDALERLAAENGKAENETAEDGRA, encoded by the coding sequence ATGGCCATCGACGATCCCACCACCGCCCTCCGCCTGCGCGCCGCCACGGCGGACGACGTCCCCACCGTCCTGCGCCTGATCCGCGGGCTGGCCGAGTACGAGCGGCTCCTCGACGAGTGCGTCGCGACCGAGGCGCAGCTGCGCGAGACGCTGTTCGGCGCGCAGCCGCAGGCCGAGGTCGTGATCGCGGAGTGGAACGGCGAGGCGGCGGGGTTCGCGCTCTTCTTCCACAACTACTCCACCTTCCTCGCGCGGCGCGGCCTCTACCTCGAGGACCTGTTCGTCTTCCCCGAGCACCGCGGCCGCGGGATCGGGCGCGCGCTGCTGTCGCACCTCGCGCGCGTCGCGCTCGCGCGCGGCTGCGGGCGCTTCGAGTGGGCGGTGCTCGACTGGAACGCGCCGGCGATCGGCTTCTACCGGGCGCTGGGAGCGGTGGCGATGGACGAATGGACCGTGATGCGGGTGACGGGCGACGCGCTCGAACGGCTGGCAGCGGAGAACGGAAAGGCGGAGAACGAAACGGCGGAGGACGGAAGAGCGTGA
- a CDS encoding SDR family NAD(P)-dependent oxidoreductase, translated as MTQELAGRVAVVTGGASGIGRASVHALAQAGAQVVVADVDEARARSVADEVHAAGGTALAVVADVTDDAAVKAMVATAVSTLGGVDLAVNAAGVGGVEAPTHAYAEAAWLRTVDVNLTGVWRCMRHQIPALLARGAQTGRTTAIVNVASVAGLAGFPAHAAYAASKHGVVGLTKTAALEYARRGLRVNAICPGFTDTPMVAQITGADPEREAQLARRLPIGRLGTPAEIAAGVLYLCSDAAAFMIGHALVLDGGIVAG; from the coding sequence ATGACGCAGGAGCTGGCAGGGCGCGTGGCCGTGGTCACGGGCGGCGCGTCGGGGATCGGGCGCGCGAGCGTGCACGCGCTGGCGCAGGCCGGCGCGCAGGTCGTCGTGGCCGACGTCGACGAGGCGCGCGCACGGAGCGTCGCCGACGAGGTGCACGCGGCAGGCGGCACCGCGCTCGCCGTCGTCGCCGACGTCACCGACGACGCGGCCGTGAAGGCGATGGTCGCGACGGCCGTCTCCACGCTCGGTGGGGTCGACCTGGCGGTGAACGCCGCGGGCGTCGGCGGCGTCGAGGCGCCCACGCACGCGTACGCCGAGGCCGCGTGGCTGCGCACCGTCGACGTCAACCTCACCGGCGTGTGGCGGTGCATGCGCCACCAGATCCCGGCGCTGCTCGCGCGCGGCGCGCAGACGGGACGCACGACCGCGATCGTCAACGTCGCGTCGGTCGCCGGACTCGCGGGCTTCCCCGCGCACGCGGCGTACGCGGCCAGCAAGCACGGCGTCGTCGGGCTGACGAAGACCGCGGCGCTGGAGTACGCGCGGCGCGGCCTGCGCGTGAACGCGATCTGCCCGGGCTTCACCGACACGCCGATGGTCGCGCAGATCACCGGCGCCGATCCCGAGCGCGAAGCGCAGCTCGCGCGCCGCCTGCCCATCGGCCGACTCGGCACCCCGGCGGAGATCGCGGCGGGCGTGCTGTACCTGTGCTCCGACGCGGCGGCGTTCATGATCGGACACGCGCTCGTGCTCGACGGCGGGATCGTCGCGGGATGA
- a CDS encoding M56 family metallopeptidase gives MSGGAALGALWNGYVVLLHATLCLGGVTLALPIARRVGPAARAHVHAAALVGMLLVSVLCWLPVGAWGRGVPAPVAAPLLALGAAAMAFPTGEAAARTTATLATALLALWIGGALLVLARMAAGWWSVRAITRRATPVTDRAWTRALRDACTAMGTHQGVELRLSDEVATPLTWGTLDPVILLPSSAAVWPAERRRLALLHELAHVRRLDCVVQALAHVAFAWYWFHPAAWWARRGLRDAREEACDARVLAAGVRPSEYAQCLLDVAAEARGRTLHASASLAMARAPQLHTRVRRVLATRAGAPVHATPTWVSRGVLAAALAWMLLLGSLRLGPDRALLWDALGGDAWPRRAYAAAVLGQSRFPQVRAELRARAADDPHPVVRRLARAAR, from the coding sequence GTGAGCGGCGGCGCGGCGCTCGGTGCGCTCTGGAACGGCTACGTCGTGCTGCTGCATGCGACGCTGTGCCTGGGCGGCGTCACGCTCGCGCTGCCGATCGCGCGCCGCGTGGGACCGGCGGCGCGCGCGCACGTCCACGCTGCGGCGCTCGTCGGCATGCTGCTCGTCTCGGTGCTGTGCTGGCTGCCCGTGGGCGCGTGGGGCCGCGGCGTCCCCGCGCCCGTCGCCGCGCCGCTGCTCGCACTCGGCGCCGCGGCGATGGCGTTCCCCACGGGGGAGGCTGCCGCGCGCACGACGGCGACGCTCGCGACCGCGCTGCTCGCGCTCTGGATCGGTGGCGCGCTGCTGGTGCTCGCGCGGATGGCCGCGGGCTGGTGGAGCGTGCGCGCGATCACGCGGCGCGCGACGCCGGTCACCGACCGCGCGTGGACGCGCGCGCTGCGCGATGCGTGCACCGCGATGGGCACGCACCAGGGCGTCGAGCTGCGCCTCAGCGACGAGGTGGCGACGCCGCTCACGTGGGGCACGCTGGATCCCGTGATCCTGCTGCCCTCGTCCGCCGCCGTGTGGCCGGCGGAGCGGCGCCGGCTCGCGCTGCTGCACGAGCTGGCCCACGTGCGCCGCCTCGACTGCGTGGTGCAGGCGCTCGCCCACGTGGCGTTCGCGTGGTACTGGTTCCACCCGGCCGCGTGGTGGGCGCGGCGCGGGCTGCGCGACGCGCGCGAGGAGGCGTGCGACGCGCGCGTGCTGGCCGCCGGCGTGCGGCCGAGCGAGTACGCGCAGTGCCTGCTGGACGTGGCGGCGGAGGCGCGCGGGCGCACGCTGCATGCGTCGGCTTCGCTGGCGATGGCGCGCGCGCCGCAGCTGCACACGCGCGTGCGCCGCGTGCTCGCGACGCGCGCAGGTGCACCCGTGCACGCGACGCCGACGTGGGTGTCGCGCGGCGTGCTCGCCGCCGCGCTCGCGTGGATGCTGCTGCTCGGCTCCCTGCGCCTGGGGCCCGACCGCGCGCTGCTGTGGGACGCGCTGGGCGGCGACGCCTGGCCACGCCGCGCGTACGCGGCCGCGGTGCTGGGCCAGAGCCGCTTTCCGCAGGTGCGCGCGGAGCTGCGCGCGCGCGCCGCCGACGATCCGCATCCCGTCGTGCGGCGCCTCGCGCGCGCCGCGCGCTAG
- a CDS encoding SDR family oxidoreductase, protein MSSFKQNVVVLTGASSGIGRALARQLAEQGAWLALAARSRDELDDAVHECLAAGRAVGARAIAVPTDVSDEAQCRALVERTVAEYGRIDTLVNNAGISMWARFDALRDLAGLERIMRVNYLGAVYCTFHALPHLKRTRGRIVGVASLTAKTGVPTRTGYAASKHAMAGFFDSLRIELQDDGVSVTMVYPGFVATGVRRHAVGPDGRPLGESPVQEDAVMSADECARLTLRAAARRKRELVMTARGKVGQWLRLVAPSLTDRIAARAIARGR, encoded by the coding sequence GTGTCCTCGTTCAAACAGAACGTCGTGGTGCTGACCGGCGCCAGCAGCGGCATCGGCCGCGCCCTCGCGCGCCAGCTCGCCGAACAGGGGGCGTGGCTGGCGCTCGCCGCGCGGTCGCGGGACGAGCTGGACGACGCGGTGCACGAGTGCCTCGCGGCCGGACGTGCGGTGGGCGCGCGCGCGATCGCGGTGCCGACCGACGTGAGCGACGAGGCGCAGTGCCGCGCGCTCGTCGAGCGCACGGTCGCGGAATACGGGCGCATCGACACGCTCGTCAACAACGCGGGCATCAGCATGTGGGCGCGCTTCGACGCGCTGCGCGACCTCGCGGGGCTCGAGCGCATCATGCGCGTGAACTACCTCGGCGCCGTGTACTGCACGTTCCACGCGCTGCCGCACCTGAAGCGCACGCGCGGGCGCATCGTCGGCGTCGCGAGCCTGACCGCGAAGACCGGCGTGCCCACGCGCACCGGCTACGCCGCCAGCAAGCACGCGATGGCGGGCTTCTTCGACTCGCTGCGCATCGAGCTGCAGGACGACGGCGTCAGCGTGACGATGGTCTATCCGGGCTTCGTCGCCACCGGTGTGCGCCGCCACGCCGTCGGCCCCGACGGGCGCCCGCTCGGTGAGAGCCCGGTGCAGGAGGATGCCGTCATGAGCGCCGACGAGTGCGCGCGCCTCACGCTGCGCGCCGCCGCGCGCCGCAAGCGCGAGCTCGTGATGACCGCGCGCGGAAAGGTCGGCCAGTGGCTGCGCCTCGTCGCGCCGTCGCTGACCGACCGGATCGCCGCACGCGCGATCGCGCGCGGGCGCTAG
- a CDS encoding CAAX prenyl protease-related protein: MSIATPPVPVAPDEAPPPRAPDLPDAPGTGTLAWVGPFAVFMVWLALDGHLPLEQPLKEVVRDLVILTSILLFSRRVLAEHARRAPHWLASIGLGIAVCALWVAPDLLVPGWRESPLFQNGITGRLKTSIPPEELTPLMLVLRTARAALLVPVLEELFWRGWLPRWLQDTRFQRVPLGTFTTFAFWATAVLFAAEHGPYWEVGLLCGVIYNWWMRRTRSMGDLILAHATTNLALSVFVIGTKHWTFWM; the protein is encoded by the coding sequence ATGTCCATCGCCACCCCGCCCGTCCCCGTCGCCCCCGACGAGGCGCCTCCGCCGCGCGCCCCCGACCTCCCCGACGCGCCGGGCACCGGCACGCTCGCCTGGGTCGGGCCGTTCGCCGTCTTCATGGTCTGGCTGGCGCTCGACGGCCACCTGCCGCTGGAGCAGCCGCTGAAGGAGGTCGTGCGCGACCTCGTCATCCTGACGTCGATCCTGCTCTTCTCGCGGCGCGTGCTGGCCGAGCACGCGCGCCGCGCGCCGCACTGGCTGGCGAGCATCGGGCTGGGCATCGCCGTGTGCGCGCTCTGGGTCGCGCCCGACCTGCTGGTGCCGGGCTGGCGCGAGTCGCCGCTCTTCCAGAACGGGATCACGGGCCGCCTCAAGACGTCCATCCCGCCCGAGGAGCTGACGCCGCTGATGCTCGTGCTGCGCACGGCGCGCGCGGCGCTGCTGGTGCCGGTGCTGGAGGAGCTGTTCTGGCGCGGCTGGCTCCCGCGCTGGCTGCAGGACACGCGCTTCCAGCGCGTCCCGCTCGGCACCTTCACGACGTTCGCGTTCTGGGCCACCGCCGTCCTGTTCGCGGCCGAGCACGGGCCGTACTGGGAGGTGGGGCTGCTGTGCGGCGTGATCTACAACTGGTGGATGCGGCGCACGCGGTCGATGGGGGACCTGATCCTGGCGCACGCGACGACGAACCTGGCGCTGTCGGTGTTCGTCATCGGGACCAAGCACTGGACGTTCTGGATGTGA
- a CDS encoding manganese catalase family protein: protein MFYSDGRLQYPVRVERPNPVFARALQQAIGGVEGEIRVMMQYLFQAWGQRGPRRYREMILATGTEEIGHIEMLATAVALNLEGAPLSFQEEGAKDPLVGAVMGGMNLRHVLSTGLAATPENANGVPFNASHVYASGNVAADMYANVAAEATGRALATRLWHMTDDAGMKDMLSFLIARDTMHQNQWLAVIEELGGETEQLPIPNSFPQSEEAREFAYAFVDPRVGGDAGPLPERLAGGRSVDGKGEFRVEPARPLGDVPTLAAPRPNGGAQAEQVTAPTGVLGAMKHAITGEG, encoded by the coding sequence ATGTTCTACTCGGACGGCAGGCTCCAGTACCCGGTGCGCGTCGAACGACCGAACCCGGTCTTCGCGCGCGCGCTCCAGCAGGCGATCGGCGGGGTCGAGGGCGAGATCCGCGTGATGATGCAGTACCTCTTCCAGGCGTGGGGGCAGCGCGGCCCACGCCGGTACCGCGAGATGATCCTCGCCACCGGCACCGAGGAGATCGGGCACATCGAGATGCTCGCGACCGCGGTGGCGCTCAACCTCGAGGGCGCCCCGCTGTCGTTCCAGGAGGAAGGGGCGAAGGATCCGCTCGTCGGTGCGGTGATGGGCGGCATGAACCTGCGCCACGTGCTGTCCACCGGGCTCGCCGCCACGCCGGAGAACGCCAACGGCGTCCCGTTCAACGCGTCGCACGTCTACGCCAGCGGCAACGTCGCCGCCGACATGTACGCGAACGTCGCCGCCGAGGCGACGGGGCGGGCGCTCGCGACGCGCCTGTGGCACATGACGGACGACGCAGGGATGAAGGACATGCTGTCGTTCCTGATCGCGCGCGACACGATGCACCAGAACCAGTGGCTGGCGGTCATCGAGGAGCTCGGCGGCGAGACGGAGCAGCTCCCGATCCCCAACAGCTTCCCGCAGTCGGAGGAGGCGAGGGAGTTCGCCTACGCCTTCGTCGACCCGCGGGTGGGCGGCGACGCGGGACCGCTGCCGGAGCGGCTCGCCGGTGGGCGCTCGGTCGACGGGAAGGGCGAGTTCCGCGTCGAGCCGGCGCGCCCCCTCGGCGACGTGCCGACGCTGGCGGCGCCGCGCCCGAACGGCGGCGCGCAGGCCGAGCAGGTCACCGCGCCCACGGGCGTGCTCGGCGCGATGAAGCACGCGATCACGGGCGAGGGCTGA
- a CDS encoding FKBP-type peptidyl-prolyl cis-trans isomerase: protein MRTQYQMRYQDIAEGTGTLAAPGKVYVVHYTGWLTDGRKFDSSRDRNEPLRFEQGRRRVIPGWDAGFEGMRVGGRRRLFIPYQLAYGIPGRSPTIPPCAELIFDVELLGVEEPPATPAPATPPRPLNPADSTRSCPR from the coding sequence GTGCGGACGCAATACCAGATGCGGTATCAGGACATCGCCGAGGGGACCGGCACCCTGGCCGCGCCGGGGAAGGTGTACGTCGTCCACTACACGGGCTGGCTGACCGACGGGCGGAAGTTCGACTCGTCGCGCGACCGCAACGAGCCGCTCCGCTTCGAGCAGGGGCGCCGCCGCGTCATCCCCGGCTGGGACGCGGGCTTCGAGGGGATGCGCGTGGGCGGCCGCCGCCGGCTGTTCATCCCGTACCAGCTGGCCTACGGGATCCCCGGCCGCTCCCCCACCATCCCGCCCTGCGCGGAGCTGATCTTCGACGTCGAGCTGCTCGGCGTCGAGGAGCCGCCCGCCACGCCGGCCCCGGCGACGCCGCCGCGCCCGCTCAACCCCGCCGACTCCACGCGCAGCTGCCCGCGCTGA